The Oryzias latipes chromosome 1, ASM223467v1 genome contains a region encoding:
- the LOC101175219 gene encoding galanin receptor type 2 isoform X1, whose protein sequence is MDQIWNKPLERSTVQPSFSSWLQEKLNHTYSLHSGLIWMPTFSSPSASLHQPVPSSLPSSLVPYSSLIAFPLISTTSSSAQREPATSFVPLTLFNISSSELTDLENMLLWTLHEPNTIALTTMYCLSFILGFVGNLMSLRVLTSRRSRRLAAVSATRSLLVNLAVCDLAVVCVCMPITLGNQIYTSWVYGDLLCRAVPFTQAVSVSASVLTLTVISVNRYYSVRSPFRARSMFTRRRILVTVGVVWTISSVMCAPIAVMNRRREISFETFTILVCQEEWPQHRLKQGYSVLLFVMLYCMPVTFNLTIGFLTGRRLWRGKKSPFADLDPRSQALHTSRLKTRQKIAKMVVCLVLLFAISWLPLYLVDLWIDCEPKPSSWLLQTRPFAQWLGLTNSSLNPICYCFIGDLYRSAKVIRTRYCQKVASLFSTSSFSGSAAVASPAAKITDSKVTSVERHHIADAMGTTVSKVTIPRLLSLARGQRLGQKVRDCSDSRDGSDPSISDWCQSSPGVCENSMFPYQHSTEKTDFLPARRHSTNELAVSLHLRIESVEIDLLPLRRHSGGRIYSLPADKRDIITIGGDVFCNIGKNYSLKDDRDDDAINMTHL, encoded by the exons ATGGATCAGATCTGGAACAAACCACTGGAAAGGAGCACAGTTCAGCCCAGCTTCTCCTCATGGCTCCAGGAAAAACTCAACCACACATACAGCTTGCACAGTGGTCTTATTTGGATGCCCACCTTCAGTTCTCCCAGTGCTTCTCTTCATCAGCCTGTACCTTCATCATTGCCCTCTTCTCTTGTTCCATACTCTTCCCTTATCGCTTTCCCTTTAATCTCCACAACGTCATCTTCTGCCCAAAGGGAGCCCGCCACCTCCTTTGTTCCTTTGACCCTTTTCAACATATCTTCTAGTGAGCTGACGGACTTGGAGAATATGCTGCTCTGGACCCTCCATGAACCCAACACTATTGCACTGACCACCATGTACTGTCTGTCCTTCATACTGGGATTTGTTGGGAATTTAATGTCTTTACGAGTGCTCACCAGCAGACGCAGCAGGCGGCTGGCGGCAGTCAGTGCTACACGCAGCCTCCTGGTGAACCTGGCCGTGTGTGACCTggctgtggtgtgtgtgtgcatgcccATCACTCTGGGGAACCAGATATATACTTCTTGGGTCTACGGGGACCTCTTGTGTCGAGCTGTGCCCTTCACACAGGCCGTCTCAGTCTCAGCCAGTGTGCTGACATTGACAGTTATCAGTGTGAATCGTTACTACAGCGTTCGATCCCCGTTTAGGGCTCGCTCCATGTTTACTCGCAGACGGATATTAGTAACTGTTGGCGTGGTGTGGACCATATCATCTGTGATGTGTGCTCCCATTGCGGTGATGAACCGGAGGAGGGAAATCAGCTTTGAGACCTTCACGATCCTGGTCTGTCAGGAGGAGTGGCCTCAGCATCGCCTCAAACAGGG ATACAGCGTCCTGCTATTTGTGATGCTCTACTGTATGCCGGTGACATTTAACCTCACCATCGGCTTCCTGACGGGCAGGAGGCTGTGGAGAGGCAAGAAATCACCTTTTGCTGATCTAGATCCACGTAGTCAAGCCCTTCACACCTCCCGTCTGAAGACGCGACAGAAAATCGCCAAGATGGTGGTGTGCCTGGTGCTCCTGTTTGCAATATCCTGGCTGCCGCTCTACTTGGTTGACCTTTGGATCGACTGTGAGCCAAAGCCTTCCTCCTGGCTTCTGCAGACACGGCCGTTTGCTCAGTGGCTGGGCCTGACAAACTCCAGCCTCAACCCGATCTGTTACTGCTTCATTGGAGATCTATATCGCTCAGCAAAGGTCATACGGACACGATACTGTCAGAAAGTTGCCTCTCTCTTCAGCACCTCCTCGTTCTCCGGCTCAGCTGCGGTGGCCTCCCCTGCCGCAAAGATTACAGACAGCAAAGTGACATCAGTTGAGCGCCACCATATTGCAGACGCTATGGGTACAACTGTCTCCAAGGTAACCATCCCCCGGCTGTTGAGTTTAGCCAGGGGACAAAGACTGGGGCAGAAGGTCAGAGACTGCTCCGACAGCCGTGATGGATCGGACCCCAGCATCTCAGACTGGTGCCAGTCCAGTCCCGGTGTGTGTGAAAACTCTATGTTTCCCTACCAGCACTCCACAGAAAAGACTGATTTTCTGCCAGCAAGAAGGCACTCCACAAATGAGCTTGCCGTATCATTACATTTGAGAATTGAATCTGTGGAAATAGACCTGCTACCTCTGAGGAGGCATTCAGGGGGGAGAATTTATAGTCTGCCAGCTGATAAAAGGGACATCATTACTATAGGTGGGGACGTGTTCTGTAACATTGGAAAGAATTACTCCCTCAAAGACGACAGGGACGATGATGCAATAAACATGACCCATCTATGA
- the LOC101175219 gene encoding neuropeptide FF receptor 2 isoform X2 has translation MPTFSSPSASLHQPVPSSLPSSLVPYSSLIAFPLISTTSSSAQREPATSFVPLTLFNISSSELTDLENMLLWTLHEPNTIALTTMYCLSFILGFVGNLMSLRVLTSRRSRRLAAVSATRSLLVNLAVCDLAVVCVCMPITLGNQIYTSWVYGDLLCRAVPFTQAVSVSASVLTLTVISVNRYYSVRSPFRARSMFTRRRILVTVGVVWTISSVMCAPIAVMNRRREISFETFTILVCQEEWPQHRLKQGYSVLLFVMLYCMPVTFNLTIGFLTGRRLWRGKKSPFADLDPRSQALHTSRLKTRQKIAKMVVCLVLLFAISWLPLYLVDLWIDCEPKPSSWLLQTRPFAQWLGLTNSSLNPICYCFIGDLYRSAKVIRTRYCQKVASLFSTSSFSGSAAVASPAAKITDSKVTSVERHHIADAMGTTVSKVTIPRLLSLARGQRLGQKVRDCSDSRDGSDPSISDWCQSSPGVCENSMFPYQHSTEKTDFLPARRHSTNELAVSLHLRIESVEIDLLPLRRHSGGRIYSLPADKRDIITIGGDVFCNIGKNYSLKDDRDDDAINMTHL, from the exons ATGCCCACCTTCAGTTCTCCCAGTGCTTCTCTTCATCAGCCTGTACCTTCATCATTGCCCTCTTCTCTTGTTCCATACTCTTCCCTTATCGCTTTCCCTTTAATCTCCACAACGTCATCTTCTGCCCAAAGGGAGCCCGCCACCTCCTTTGTTCCTTTGACCCTTTTCAACATATCTTCTAGTGAGCTGACGGACTTGGAGAATATGCTGCTCTGGACCCTCCATGAACCCAACACTATTGCACTGACCACCATGTACTGTCTGTCCTTCATACTGGGATTTGTTGGGAATTTAATGTCTTTACGAGTGCTCACCAGCAGACGCAGCAGGCGGCTGGCGGCAGTCAGTGCTACACGCAGCCTCCTGGTGAACCTGGCCGTGTGTGACCTggctgtggtgtgtgtgtgcatgcccATCACTCTGGGGAACCAGATATATACTTCTTGGGTCTACGGGGACCTCTTGTGTCGAGCTGTGCCCTTCACACAGGCCGTCTCAGTCTCAGCCAGTGTGCTGACATTGACAGTTATCAGTGTGAATCGTTACTACAGCGTTCGATCCCCGTTTAGGGCTCGCTCCATGTTTACTCGCAGACGGATATTAGTAACTGTTGGCGTGGTGTGGACCATATCATCTGTGATGTGTGCTCCCATTGCGGTGATGAACCGGAGGAGGGAAATCAGCTTTGAGACCTTCACGATCCTGGTCTGTCAGGAGGAGTGGCCTCAGCATCGCCTCAAACAGGG ATACAGCGTCCTGCTATTTGTGATGCTCTACTGTATGCCGGTGACATTTAACCTCACCATCGGCTTCCTGACGGGCAGGAGGCTGTGGAGAGGCAAGAAATCACCTTTTGCTGATCTAGATCCACGTAGTCAAGCCCTTCACACCTCCCGTCTGAAGACGCGACAGAAAATCGCCAAGATGGTGGTGTGCCTGGTGCTCCTGTTTGCAATATCCTGGCTGCCGCTCTACTTGGTTGACCTTTGGATCGACTGTGAGCCAAAGCCTTCCTCCTGGCTTCTGCAGACACGGCCGTTTGCTCAGTGGCTGGGCCTGACAAACTCCAGCCTCAACCCGATCTGTTACTGCTTCATTGGAGATCTATATCGCTCAGCAAAGGTCATACGGACACGATACTGTCAGAAAGTTGCCTCTCTCTTCAGCACCTCCTCGTTCTCCGGCTCAGCTGCGGTGGCCTCCCCTGCCGCAAAGATTACAGACAGCAAAGTGACATCAGTTGAGCGCCACCATATTGCAGACGCTATGGGTACAACTGTCTCCAAGGTAACCATCCCCCGGCTGTTGAGTTTAGCCAGGGGACAAAGACTGGGGCAGAAGGTCAGAGACTGCTCCGACAGCCGTGATGGATCGGACCCCAGCATCTCAGACTGGTGCCAGTCCAGTCCCGGTGTGTGTGAAAACTCTATGTTTCCCTACCAGCACTCCACAGAAAAGACTGATTTTCTGCCAGCAAGAAGGCACTCCACAAATGAGCTTGCCGTATCATTACATTTGAGAATTGAATCTGTGGAAATAGACCTGCTACCTCTGAGGAGGCATTCAGGGGGGAGAATTTATAGTCTGCCAGCTGATAAAAGGGACATCATTACTATAGGTGGGGACGTGTTCTGTAACATTGGAAAGAATTACTCCCTCAAAGACGACAGGGACGATGATGCAATAAACATGACCCATCTATGA